In Isosphaera pallida ATCC 43644, the sequence TCCAGCCGCAACTCCCACCGCGTTTCGGGCAACCGGTCGGCCACCTTGTCGGCCCATTCCACCAGGCACAGCCACCGCGCGTCGCCTAGATAATCGTCACCCCCGGCCGCCTCCAGAGCCGCGCCGTCCTCGAGTCGGTAGGCATCGAAATGGGCCAGGGGGATGGCCGCCTCGTATTCATGGATCAAGCTAAACGTGGGGCTGCTCACCACGGATGGGTCGGCCCCCAGTGCCTCGGCTAACGCCTTGACGAGGGTGGTTTTGCCCGCGCCGAGGGGACCGTTTAGCGCGATCGTCAGACCCGGACGCGCCACGGCGGCCAACGTTCGACCCAGGGCGCGGGTGGCCTCCTCGTCGGCCAATTGGCCCTCGAAACGGCGGCGGATGGGGCTGGGAGGGTAGGGCAGGCAGGCAACCTCGCTCATGGTTGGGGTTTCCTAGGGATCACGCACTCGACGATGCAGCGCCGAGCCGACCAGCACTGCGTCGGCTCCCGCTTGGCTCCAGCGCGTCAGGTCGTTCCATTGGCCTAATCCGCCGCCGACGATGACTCCCACCGCGGGATGATGTTGGCGAAGGTGGCGGATCAGGGCCAGACGTGGGGGATCGACTCCTCGGCCACGTCCGACCGCCGCTAGGTCCAGCAGCAGGACGCGCTGAATCCCCTGGGTCAGCGCTTCGTCCAGCATTGCCTGGGGATTCAGGCGATCGGTCCAGGAGGCGTCGGTTGGGGTCATCGGGGTTGCGTCGCGCAGGTCGAGGCTGAAGATAATCCGGGTGGCTCCATAAACGGCGAGCAGTCTCGCCAGGGCGTCGGGACCGTTGAGAGTTTCCGAACCGGCCACCACCACTAGGCGGTCGTGGTCACAATCTAGAGGCGGGGAAGCGTCGGTCCAGCCCGCATCGAGCCAAAGGGTCCGCCCGCGCGTCAACCAGTGAGCCATCAGGCGGGTCGCAACTGGCGAGGGGGGGGATCCGGGGGACTCGATCGCGTCTAGATCAGCGAGATAAAGTGTGTCGTGGCCAACCAAGTTCCGCAGGCATTCGGCCCAGGCGATGGGATCGGACCCAATGGAGTCGGGGCCGACGAGAGGCGCGTAGCTGGCTCGGGGGCCGCCGTTCGCCGCTACTGCGCGGCCCAGGCGCACATCCAGCACCGGTACGACCAGAAGGGGAGGACCGGTGCCAACAGGGGAGTCGTTTCCATGATGACAATCAGCGGCGCACTGGGGGACACCGAATGGTCGGGAATCGTCGTGGTTCACGAATTTGTGACCGGGGGTGGCTTAAAGGGGGAGGAGGCTCCCGAGTCTTGGAGGATTGAAGGGGAGGCGATGCGTCGGGCCCTGGCGCGGGAGTTCGCGGCGGTCGGACCGATGGTGCGGGTGGTGACAACGCGGGACGCGACCAAGCGGGGCCCGCGGTTCTCAGGGGAGACCGAAGGCTGGTGGGATCGGCTTCTCCCAACGGCGACACGCCAACGAATGCTCGAATGTCCGGTGGGGGGCGATGGTCCTGACGAGCGCGCGGTGTTGGAGGATTGGGCGGCGCGTCCCGAGACGCTGGGCGTGGTGATCGTCGCGCCCGAGACCGATGGCATTTTGGCCGAGCGGGTCGAGTGGGTCAATCGCGTCGCGCCTTGGCGTTGGTTGGGCGCATCGGTTTCGGCCATGCGGCAATGCGGCGACAAGCTGGCGATGGCGGCGCGTTGGCGATCCCAAGGGGTAGCGACTCCTCCGGGTTGGGTGATCGAAGCGGGGCGGTCGCTGCGGGAGTGGTTGGAAACAACCAGGGCACGGGGTTCGTTGGCGTTGCGGTTTCCGATCGTGGTCAAGCCGTTGGACGGGGCCGGTTGTTGGTTGACGCGACGCTTTGCCACGCCCGAGGCAATCCCGGAGGGATGGGCACCGGAGCGTTGTTCATTGGTTCAGCCGTGGTGGGAAGGCATCCCGGCTTCGGCTTTGGTGTTGGGAACCCGGACCCGAGGCGCGACGGTGTTGACTTGGGGGCGTCAGAGGATCGACCTCGACGATCAGGGCCGATTGGGGTATCGAGGGGGTGTCTTACCCTGGCGGTGTCGTCCAGAGGGGTCAACCGAAGCAGCGATCCAGGCGGCGACAACGGTGGTGGACGGGTTGTACGGGTTGTTTGGGGTGGATTTCCTCTATGCGGAGTTGACCGAGGGGGCCACAATCACCATGACGACCAAGGCGCGGGACGATCAGAGGGGATGGCAATGGATTGAGATCAATCCCCGGCCCACCACTTCCTGCGTTGCCTTGATCGACTTGCTTTCCCGGTTCCCTGGGCCTGCGGCCCGCGCAGGCGATCTGGGACGGGCTTGGCTGGCCGCGGTTCTTCACGACAATCCCGCGCCGGCGCGACGACTCCGCGACGCTTTGGCGGGGGTTCCTCCCACCCAGGCGATCCATTTCAACGCCGCGGGACAAGAAGAGGAGTCGGAGGGTCCGGCGAACCGTCCGACCCGATCTTGGCGTCCTCGATCCTGAAACTGATTCGCCGATCTCCACCCCACTGGGGATCCTGACCTTCTGCGTGTTAGGTTTGTCATGGCCGATTCCACTCCGTCTCCCACGTCCCCTCCAAGTTCCGGTCCACGGTCGCGTCCCGCGTCGGGGGCGGGAGCCAACGGCTCGTTGTCCTCCGCCTTTTGGTTGGGGCTGGACATCGGCGGGGCTAACATCAAGGCGTCCCACCCCAGCGGCGTGTCCCGGACCATGCCGTTTGAGTTGTGGAAACATCCTGAGGATCTACCGCGTTCGTTGGCCTCGCTCCTCAAAGGGTTACCCGAAGCCCATGGTCTAGCGGTGACCATGACTGCCGAGCTTTGCGATTGCTACGCCACTAAGGAGGAGGGGGTCAACGACGTCCTCAACGCCGTCGAGCAGGTCGCACGCCACCGCGAGGTGTGGATTTGGGGGATCGACGGTCGCTTTCATAAGCCGGCGGTCATCCGGGAGGAACCCCGCCGGGCCGCCGCCGCCAATTGGTTGGCCCTGGCGATCCTAGCGGCGCGG encodes:
- the tsaE gene encoding tRNA (adenosine(37)-N6)-threonylcarbamoyltransferase complex ATPase subunit type 1 TsaE — protein: MSEVACLPYPPSPIRRRFEGQLADEEATRALGRTLAAVARPGLTIALNGPLGAGKTTLVKALAEALGADPSVVSSPTFSLIHEYEAAIPLAHFDAYRLEDGAALEAAGGDDYLGDARWLCLVEWADKVADRLPETRWELRLEPGRQPWDGRRFWLDIPWSDPAAMDWQLEGFGDVQQQPVDERANAL
- a CDS encoding HisA/HisF-related TIM barrel protein, which encodes MLDVRLGRAVAANGGPRASYAPLVGPDSIGSDPIAWAECLRNLVGHDTLYLADLDAIESPGSPPSPVATRLMAHWLTRGRTLWLDAGWTDASPPLDCDHDRLVVVAGSETLNGPDALARLLAVYGATRIIFSLDLRDATPMTPTDASWTDRLNPQAMLDEALTQGIQRVLLLDLAAVGRGRGVDPPRLALIRHLRQHHPAVGVIVGGGLGQWNDLTRWSQAGADAVLVGSALHRRVRDP
- a CDS encoding ATP-grasp domain-containing protein, whose product is MMTISGALGDTEWSGIVVVHEFVTGGGLKGEEAPESWRIEGEAMRRALAREFAAVGPMVRVVTTRDATKRGPRFSGETEGWWDRLLPTATRQRMLECPVGGDGPDERAVLEDWAARPETLGVVIVAPETDGILAERVEWVNRVAPWRWLGASVSAMRQCGDKLAMAARWRSQGVATPPGWVIEAGRSLREWLETTRARGSLALRFPIVVKPLDGAGCWLTRRFATPEAIPEGWAPERCSLVQPWWEGIPASALVLGTRTRGATVLTWGRQRIDLDDQGRLGYRGGVLPWRCRPEGSTEAAIQAATTVVDGLYGLFGVDFLYAELTEGATITMTTKARDDQRGWQWIEINPRPTTSCVALIDLLSRFPGPAARAGDLGRAWLAAVLHDNPAPARRLRDALAGVPPTQAIHFNAAGQEEESEGPANRPTRSWRPRS